One window of Thermacetogenium phaeum DSM 12270 genomic DNA carries:
- a CDS encoding IS256 family transposase yields MAHYQVTVDCDLLQGLFIRDDGLARLVENIVNQILDAQATEQLRAKPYERTEERQGYRNGYRDKLLKSRVGELTLMVPRLRSGHFSTELFERYQRSEQALLLAMVEMVVNGVSTRKVRAVVDELCGTEFSKSTVSSLCKRLDDIVKEWNERDLSSQEYPFLLVDAIVIRVRKGGRVRLSSVLLATGINREGYREILGLMLGDSESEAAWSEFFGRLKERGLKGVDLVVSDDHKGLINAIETHFQGATWQRCQTHFIRNILDACPKSLQGDLHGRLRLIFDAPDMETARRLLNETIEAFGARAPKAVERLEAGFEDAMAVMALPGRYRKRLRTTNGVERLNQEIRRRERVIRIFPNEESAVRLIGAVLVEIDEVWTTGKRYFDMAEYWEWKANTEKQQKEVNNADTQVNVA; encoded by the coding sequence ATGGCTCACTACCAGGTTACCGTAGACTGTGATCTCTTGCAAGGATTATTTATTCGGGATGATGGATTGGCTCGGTTGGTGGAGAACATCGTGAATCAGATACTCGATGCTCAGGCTACCGAACAACTCAGGGCCAAGCCATACGAACGTACCGAAGAGCGGCAGGGGTACCGCAACGGGTATCGGGATAAGCTGCTCAAGTCTCGCGTAGGAGAACTTACGCTTATGGTTCCCCGTCTCCGGAGCGGGCACTTCTCCACGGAGCTTTTCGAGCGGTACCAGCGGAGCGAGCAGGCGCTCTTGCTGGCCATGGTCGAGATGGTCGTGAACGGCGTATCCACCAGGAAGGTAAGGGCGGTTGTTGATGAACTATGCGGCACGGAGTTCTCCAAATCCACCGTATCCAGCCTGTGCAAAAGACTGGACGACATCGTAAAGGAGTGGAACGAGCGAGATTTGAGCAGCCAGGAATACCCATTTCTCCTGGTAGATGCCATTGTCATCCGGGTGCGTAAAGGCGGCCGGGTACGGCTTTCAAGCGTACTTCTCGCTACAGGGATCAACCGGGAGGGATACCGGGAGATTTTAGGGCTTATGCTCGGGGATAGCGAATCAGAGGCTGCTTGGTCGGAGTTCTTCGGCCGGCTCAAGGAGCGCGGTCTCAAGGGAGTGGACTTGGTTGTTTCGGATGATCACAAGGGCTTGATCAATGCGATAGAAACCCACTTCCAAGGAGCGACATGGCAGCGGTGCCAGACCCACTTTATCCGGAACATCCTGGACGCCTGTCCTAAGAGCCTCCAGGGCGACCTGCACGGGCGACTGCGGTTGATCTTCGACGCGCCGGATATGGAGACGGCCAGGCGGTTGCTGAACGAAACGATAGAGGCCTTTGGCGCCCGGGCGCCAAAGGCGGTAGAGCGACTTGAAGCTGGTTTCGAGGACGCAATGGCGGTGATGGCACTACCAGGGCGCTACCGGAAGCGGCTGCGCACCACCAATGGAGTCGAGCGGCTCAACCAGGAGATCCGCCGGCGGGAGCGGGTGATCCGAATCTTCCCTAACGAGGAGTCGGCTGTGAGACTGATCGGAGCAGTGCTTGTAGAGATCGACGAGGTGTGGACCACAGGAAAGCGCTACTTTGATATGGCAGAGTATTGGGAGTGGAAGGCTAACACAGAAAAACAGCAGAAGGAGGTGAATAATGCCGATACCCAGGTAAATGTAGCTTAA
- a CDS encoding prenyltransferase/squalene oxidase repeat-containing protein encodes MTNDKKQAIDEGIIGDNQKQQLKSLFYLYHNDDGGFAPLPPATAREPDLYATYYSLMSLDELSSLSLLEDHRKKTVKWLHSSRPENYTGYNVLPDIFYNVMSLDLLNEEPLNKSLIIQKVKSYIQPNGAFLDLDLSKTKSIRDEDYLLPTYMALCVIKKLDGSIDNSTIEWLCNMWNKCNVLDISNYYNYQLLYKSMQLAGIDMENKIGKQVLSVGEKSVTVEIIKDKGRYVVTCKDPNMDKANTEELKKFEEAIDKLSNDLNNLDYYREKVKSARSLAEIRAIVEFVPDVAAIRHEVLSLLNNMQLNNGGFSFIIPPENDDIQGTYYALSIYNKFDILPKKDKIISLILSNKSDKGGFFNSWHCHSLGITTYYVLSSMKMLGLPIEPEIKSKVISYVNNAYEIEDRSNYLFSLIRNAQLLGIQLEPKPDVIKKLTNQVIVEIKNNNLEEIYFICYVLNYLNHPVQNSTVIEIRNTLKSLQNKDGGFGSEKSSLIDTYYAIKIYKTLGIEVPNRDKTVQWLINHQSTEGIFKIQDHSDMVINYFFVDSLNSLNHEIPNKENIIRWVMKCKNDQYGTFKMLPGNVPNPNNDSDPLLSTYSALFLLNLMQKKA; translated from the coding sequence ATGACAAACGATAAGAAGCAAGCAATTGATGAAGGAATAATAGGTGATAATCAAAAACAACAACTAAAATCTTTATTTTACTTATATCATAATGATGATGGTGGATTTGCCCCATTACCTCCTGCAACTGCCAGAGAACCAGATTTGTATGCCACTTATTATTCATTAATGTCTCTTGATGAGTTGTCATCATTATCTTTGTTAGAGGATCATAGAAAAAAAACTGTTAAATGGTTACATTCCTCACGGCCAGAGAATTATACAGGTTATAATGTATTACCTGACATTTTTTATAACGTAATGAGTCTCGATTTGCTAAATGAAGAACCTTTGAACAAGTCTTTAATCATACAAAAGGTAAAGAGTTATATTCAACCAAACGGCGCTTTTTTAGATTTGGATTTAAGTAAGACAAAATCTATTCGCGATGAAGACTACCTATTACCAACATATATGGCATTATGCGTTATTAAGAAGTTAGATGGTTCTATAGATAATAGTACTATTGAATGGTTATGTAATATGTGGAACAAGTGTAATGTATTAGATATATCTAACTACTATAACTACCAATTGCTGTATAAAAGTATGCAGTTAGCAGGAATTGATATGGAAAATAAAATAGGAAAACAAGTTCTATCTGTCGGTGAAAAATCAGTAACTGTGGAAATTATTAAAGACAAAGGCCGCTATGTTGTAACATGTAAAGATCCTAATATGGATAAAGCAAATACCGAAGAGTTAAAAAAGTTTGAAGAAGCAATTGATAAATTATCTAATGACTTGAATAATTTAGACTACTATAGAGAAAAAGTCAAATCCGCTCGTTCTTTAGCTGAGATAAGGGCTATTGTAGAATTCGTTCCTGATGTAGCAGCAATTAGACATGAAGTACTTTCTCTACTGAATAATATGCAGTTGAATAACGGGGGGTTTAGCTTTATTATACCGCCCGAAAACGATGATATCCAGGGGACTTATTATGCGCTTAGTATTTATAACAAGTTTGATATACTTCCTAAGAAGGATAAAATAATAAGTTTAATTTTATCAAATAAATCTGATAAGGGTGGTTTTTTTAATTCCTGGCATTGCCATTCCCTTGGAATTACTACGTACTATGTGTTGTCCTCCATGAAAATGCTTGGGTTACCTATAGAACCGGAAATCAAAAGTAAGGTAATAAGTTATGTTAATAATGCATACGAAATTGAAGATCGGTCAAACTACTTGTTTTCTCTTATTAGAAATGCTCAATTATTAGGAATACAACTTGAACCCAAACCCGATGTTATAAAAAAGCTAACCAATCAAGTAATAGTGGAGATAAAAAATAATAATCTTGAAGAAATATATTTTATTTGTTATGTTTTAAATTACTTGAACCATCCTGTTCAGAATAGTACTGTTATAGAAATAAGAAATACACTGAAATCCTTACAGAATAAAGATGGTGGTTTTGGATCAGAAAAATCAAGTTTAATTGATACTTATTATGCAATTAAGATATACAAAACATTGGGCATAGAAGTTCCCAACCGCGATAAAACGGTTCAATGGCTTATAAATCATCAATCTACTGAAGGAATTTTTAAGATTCAAGATCATTCAGATATGGTAATTAATTATTTCTTTGTGGATAGCCTTAATTCACTAAACCATGAAATACCAAACAAGGAAAATATAATAAGATGGGTTATGAAATGCAAAAATGATCAATATGGAACTTTCAAAATGTTACCTGGTAATGTTCCAAATCCAAATAATGATAGTGACCCTCTTCTATCAACGTATTCAGCACTATTTCTATTAAATTTGATGCAGAAGAAAGCATAG
- a CDS encoding DMT family transporter, with product MGLKKQYLADLALLGVAFVWGTTFQLVKDALADIDAYPFLAVRFLIAFLFLLPLWRGGWRCHPAAFRAGCYLFGGYAFQTIGLIWTTPGKAAFITGLSVILVPFLAAVRERKLPAWGACCGALLAASGLGFLTLEGAFLPGKGDLLVFCCAVFFALQILAVKEAAKTMRASNLTLIQLGMVSLLSFGIWAVDGGGVRWSPAVLWALGVTSIPATAAAFLAQSWAQRFTSPDRVAVILAMEPVFAGIFSYFFGSEAFGPQKILGCALILAGIIVSELAGNATEEKASAAGKAAEGKGLSGG from the coding sequence ATGGGGCTGAAGAAGCAGTATCTGGCAGACCTGGCTCTGCTGGGAGTTGCCTTTGTCTGGGGCACGACCTTTCAGCTGGTCAAGGACGCCCTGGCCGACATCGACGCCTATCCCTTTTTGGCCGTCCGCTTTTTAATCGCCTTTTTGTTCCTGCTTCCCCTCTGGAGAGGGGGGTGGCGCTGCCATCCCGCCGCCTTCAGGGCGGGATGCTATCTTTTCGGCGGATACGCCTTCCAAACGATCGGGCTGATCTGGACGACGCCCGGCAAAGCCGCCTTCATCACCGGGCTGAGCGTCATCCTGGTCCCTTTTTTGGCCGCCGTCCGGGAGAGAAAGCTCCCGGCCTGGGGGGCGTGCTGTGGGGCCCTGCTGGCCGCATCCGGCCTGGGGTTCCTGACCCTGGAGGGGGCGTTTCTGCCGGGAAAAGGGGACCTGCTGGTTTTCTGCTGCGCCGTTTTCTTCGCCCTCCAGATCCTGGCGGTGAAGGAGGCCGCGAAAACCATGAGGGCTTCAAACCTTACCCTGATCCAGCTGGGGATGGTGTCCCTGCTCAGCTTCGGGATCTGGGCCGTGGACGGCGGCGGCGTCCGGTGGTCTCCGGCAGTCTTGTGGGCGCTGGGGGTCACCTCGATTCCTGCCACTGCTGCGGCCTTCCTGGCCCAGAGCTGGGCGCAGCGCTTCACCAGCCCGGACAGGGTTGCCGTGATCCTGGCGATGGAGCCAGTTTTTGCGGGGATCTTCAGCTACTTTTTCGGCAGCGAGGCCTTCGGACCCCAGAAGATCCTGGGGTGTGCCTTGATCCTGGCAGGAATCATCGTCAGCGAACTGGCCGGCAACGCCACGGAGGAAAAGGCGTCTGCCGCCGGGAAGGCGGCGGAAGGTAAGGGGCTTTCCGGCGGGTAG
- a CDS encoding basic amino acid ABC transporter substrate-binding protein codes for MQKTLKGLLILLLIGLVGLFAVGCSQKEKGTPTGGTNGAEDENAKPKYTVAFEATFAPFEFRDEKTGEFTGFDIELIKAIGEVEGFDVELKEMGFQGIVAAVKTGNIDIGCSGITIKEDRLKEVDFSIPYYQAGLGIVVRANETRINGVEDLKGKRIAVQIGTTGADFARTIEGATVIDFDQVTDALMEVKNGGADALVNDYPVNLYYVNKSPKDYKMVGGILESEYYGIAVRKGNTELLEKINSGLMKLKENGEYARLYKKWIGVEPPEFLPGEPEA; via the coding sequence GTGCAGAAAACGTTAAAAGGCTTGCTTATCCTGTTGTTGATCGGACTTGTCGGTTTGTTTGCGGTGGGCTGCTCACAAAAGGAAAAGGGCACGCCCACAGGCGGCACAAACGGCGCAGAGGACGAAAACGCCAAACCCAAATACACAGTGGCTTTTGAGGCGACATTCGCCCCCTTCGAGTTCCGGGATGAAAAAACGGGGGAATTCACCGGCTTCGACATCGAACTGATCAAGGCCATCGGCGAGGTGGAGGGCTTTGACGTCGAGCTGAAAGAGATGGGCTTCCAGGGGATTGTGGCTGCAGTGAAAACCGGGAACATCGACATCGGGTGCTCCGGTATAACGATCAAAGAAGACCGCTTAAAAGAAGTGGACTTTTCCATACCTTACTATCAAGCGGGTTTGGGCATCGTCGTCAGGGCGAATGAAACCAGGATCAACGGCGTCGAGGATTTGAAGGGCAAAAGGATCGCCGTGCAGATCGGCACCACAGGAGCGGATTTCGCAAGAACGATTGAAGGCGCCACGGTCATAGACTTCGACCAGGTCACCGATGCCCTGATGGAAGTGAAGAACGGCGGAGCCGACGCCCTCGTCAACGACTACCCGGTCAACCTCTACTACGTCAACAAAAGCCCGAAGGACTACAAGATGGTCGGCGGGATTCTGGAAAGTGAGTACTACGGCATCGCCGTCCGGAAGGGGAACACGGAGCTGTTAGAAAAAATAAACAGCGGCCTGATGAAGCTGAAAGAAAACGGAGAGTACGCCAGGTTGTACAAAAAGTGGATCGGAGTCGAGCCGCCGGAGTTCCTGCCCGGCGAACCGGAAGCATAG
- a CDS encoding amino acid ABC transporter permease, whose amino-acid sequence MDLIIRSLPFLLTGVLQTLKVTIIAVAIGCVLGLFGGMGRLSNSRFLRALATCYVDFVRGTPLLVQLFIVYFGLPQVIQEFKEFLEVSFALGPFSSTSHIPPFIAAVVACGINSGAYVSEIFRAGIQSIEKGQREAALSLGMTPKQAMRYVILPQAFRRVVPPLGNEFIAMLKDTSLLVCIGYAELTRQGQLIIGNTFRPFEIWFAVAFLYLIMTLSISRLVDFTERRLGVRGHHQS is encoded by the coding sequence TTGGACTTAATCATCCGGTCTCTGCCATTCCTGCTCACAGGAGTTCTGCAAACACTCAAAGTAACGATAATCGCCGTGGCAATAGGCTGCGTTCTCGGCCTCTTCGGAGGGATGGGGCGTCTTTCCAACAGCCGGTTCTTGCGTGCCCTGGCCACCTGTTACGTCGACTTCGTGCGCGGCACCCCTTTACTCGTTCAGTTATTTATCGTCTACTTCGGGCTGCCGCAGGTAATCCAGGAATTCAAAGAGTTCCTGGAAGTCTCTTTTGCCCTCGGCCCCTTTTCGTCCACTTCCCACATCCCCCCCTTCATCGCCGCCGTGGTGGCCTGCGGCATCAACAGCGGGGCCTACGTTTCGGAGATCTTCCGGGCGGGGATCCAGTCCATTGAAAAGGGACAGCGGGAGGCCGCCCTTTCCCTGGGGATGACGCCGAAGCAGGCCATGCGCTACGTGATCCTTCCCCAGGCCTTCCGGAGGGTGGTGCCCCCTTTGGGGAACGAATTCATCGCCATGCTCAAAGACACCTCCCTCTTGGTCTGCATTGGGTACGCCGAGCTCACCCGCCAGGGGCAGCTGATCATCGGCAACACCTTCAGGCCCTTTGAGATCTGGTTTGCCGTGGCCTTCCTCTACCTGATCATGACCTTAAGCATCTCCCGGCTGGT